A genomic window from Salvia hispanica cultivar TCC Black 2014 chromosome 5, UniMelb_Shisp_WGS_1.0, whole genome shotgun sequence includes:
- the LOC125189319 gene encoding protein FAR1-RELATED SEQUENCE 5-like yields MIFAPFTGKDNHGRPVTFAAGLLSKENADSFSWLFKQFVKCMGVAPKLIVTDQDLGMKVAIAEVLLSTRHRWCMWHIMNKVADKLPKNMLGSEELKKELNACVWSELIEPDAFEESWHAIMERYGLANNDWFSSMFASRKFWVPAFFRDFPMSSLIKTTSLSESQNSFFKRYSKCRANLMLFYMNYNHALEAQRSNSAKLEYYDSTKVPILRTELEIEKHASTIYSGSAFNAIQEEIVYACFSLSCSTLGMSTNRENEVYNINDKDSNSWTVTYSIGDDTYLCGCKKFERLGLLCSHIFCVLKYKFVKLIPENLRGWRWLKSQFVKPIHGGFCDDEEILSVVDEKKIAFKNLYALFFEIAQSIEGNIDQINAFTAIIEEGKKQLLGSVVLSSTEKRALIENFYGSQVPNIIEVHPPNVVSTKGSGSRRKSKKESAMKLAMKPGRKCGNCHVIGHHDSRNCKKVNEKTKQRQ; encoded by the coding sequence ATGATATTTGCTCCTTTTACGGGCAAGGATAATCATGGTCGCCCTGTGACATTTGCTGCTGGCCTTTTGTCCAAGGAAAATGCCGACTCCTTTTCATGGTTATTTAAACAATTTGTGAAATGTATGGGTGTGGCTCCGAAGCTAATCGTAACCGACCAAGACTTAGGAATGAAAGTTGCTATTGCAGAGGTTCTTCTTAGTACGAGACACAGGTGGTGCATGTGGCATATAATGAATAAAGTTGCTGACAAATTGCCAAAGAACATGCTTGGTAGTGAAGAACTAAAGAAGGAATTGAATGCATGTGTTTGGTCGGAGTTGATAGAGCCTGATGCATTTGAAGAATCTTGGCATGCTATAATGGAAAGATATGGGCTGGCCAATAATGACTGGTTTTCATCAATGTTTGCATCTAGAAAGTTTTGGGTTCCAGCCTTTTTCCGTGATTTTCCGATGAGCTCGTTGATAAAGACAACATCTTTGTCCGAATCACAGAATAGCTTCTTTAAAAGGTACTCAAAGTGTCGGGCTAACCTTATGCTATTTTATATGAACTATAACCATGCTTTGGAGGCTCAAAGAAGTAATAGCGCAAAGCTTGAATACTATGATTCAACAAAAGTGCCTATATTGCGAACAGAATTGGAAATCGAGAAACATGCATCAACGATATATAGTGGTAGTGCTTTTAATGCAATTCAAGAGGAGATAGTTTATGCATGTTTCTCTTTGTCTTGTTCAACTCTAGGAATGTCTACCAATAGAGAGAATGAAGTATATAACATAAATGACAAGGATTCAAACTCATGGACAGTGACTTACTCCATTGGCGATGACACCTATTTGTGTGGATGTAAAAAGTTTGAGAGACTTGGTCTATTGTGCAgccatatattttgtgtgttgaaaTATAAGTTTGTTAAGTTGATACCCGAGAATTTGCGTGGATGGAGATGGTTGAAGTCACAGTTTGTGAAGCCAATACATGGAGGTTTTTgtgatgatgaagaaatacTCTCTGTTGTGGACGAGAAGAAGATTGCATTTAAAAACTTGTATGCATTATTCTTTGAAATAGCACAAAGTATTGAAGGGAACATTGACCAAATCAATGCATTTACTGCAATTATTGAAGAAGGTAAGAAGCAGCTTCTCGGAAGTGTTGTTCTGTCTTCGACAGAGAAGAGAGCATTGATTGAGAATTTCTATGGCTCACAAGTTCCAAACATTATTGAAGTTCATCCTCCTAATGTTGTCAGTACAAAGGGAAGTGGAAGTAGGAGGAAATCGAAGAAGGAGTCGGCAATGAAGTTAGCAATGAAACCAGGCCGAAAGTGTGGAAATTGTCATGTGATTGGACACCATGATTCGAGGAACTGCAAAAAGGTGAATGAGAAGACAAAACAGAGGCAGTGA